In the Chroococcidiopsis sp. SAG 2025 genome, one interval contains:
- a CDS encoding methylglutamate dehydrogenase, producing MKTPLRLSPIHDSLQSLNGAWRDINGMPSLVTLPGDRQSASMLGIADLSCLTRFGVKGTHAAEWLVKWGLPIPDRPNTWHPLPAGGIIAKLGLTEFLIEDSINSAIAPQLATACKSPPAKVYPVLRQDLALGLVGDRVNDLLRQTCSFNFQALSLGDRPVVLTNAIGVAVTVIPGGEGRYYRIWCDRTFGTYFWQTLIQIATELGGGAIGTESFL from the coding sequence ATGAAGACTCCCTTGCGTCTGAGTCCAATTCACGATTCACTCCAGTCGCTTAACGGTGCGTGGCGCGACATCAACGGTATGCCCTCCTTAGTCACGCTACCAGGCGATCGCCAGTCTGCCTCTATGTTGGGAATTGCCGATTTGTCTTGTCTGACCCGCTTTGGCGTGAAAGGAACTCATGCAGCCGAGTGGTTAGTCAAGTGGGGACTACCAATTCCCGATCGCCCGAATACTTGGCATCCCTTACCCGCAGGGGGGATTATTGCCAAGTTAGGACTGACAGAATTTCTGATCGAAGATAGCATCAACAGCGCGATCGCTCCCCAGCTAGCAACTGCCTGTAAGTCTCCTCCCGCAAAAGTTTACCCAGTTTTGCGACAAGATCTGGCACTGGGGTTAGTGGGCGATCGCGTCAACGATCTTTTACGCCAAACCTGTAGTTTTAATTTTCAGGCATTATCGCTTGGCGATCGTCCGGTCGTTTTGACTAATGCGATTGGAGTCGCCGTGACAGTGATTCCAGGTGGCGAGGGACGTTACTATCGGATTTGGTGCGATCGCACGTTTGGCACGTATTTCTGGCAAACCCTGATTCAAATTGCTACAGAGTTAGGAGGTGGCGCGATCGGCACAGAATCATTTTTGTGA
- a CDS encoding FAD-dependent oxidoreductase yields MSNRLPPISSEWIDRSQRIDFTFEGNRFWGYAGDTIASALWAAGQRVLGRSFKYHRPRGILSLADRDINALMQNGQQLNLRADITPLEAGMSLYAVNTNGGVMGDRHSILDFFSPLLPVGFYYKAFHHKRLFPFWERAIRNLSGLGKVDVSTPHIRTAKQYDFCDVLVIGAGVAGLSAALAAADAGADVVIVDENARAGGSGRWLTQTNELIEAVKNCDRIRLYTETVAAAYYADNWVPLVDRERLTKMRAKTVIMANGAYEQPAVFRNNDLPGVMLASAAQRLIYRYAVKPMQRAVVLTANSDGYQAALDLAEHGVEVKAIADLRPTYTTNPTTQALRTLGIPIFTSHCIYEAKTNPASDGVSGAVICPLDANGKPQTEFKQAIACDGIIMSVGWAGAANLLYQAGTKMRFDEDLQQFVPDRLPAGVFACGRVNGVYEYERKLQDGRRAGLEATAFLGLTESVDCATSPSTESPSHPWAIVEHPAGKNFVDFDEDLQFKDFPNAIQEGFDNIELLKRFTTVGMGPSQGKHSNMNALRILARITGKSPGEVGTTTARPFFHPVPLSHLAGRGFTPERYTPLHSRHAALGAEFMLAGLWRRPEYYTQPGKSREDCIRAEVAAVRTRVGAIDVGTLGKLELRGADAAEFLERVYTGRYSNLKLGMSRYALMLDETGVIIDDGVIARLGVEHFYFTTTTSGAATIYRELSRLNTMWGLDCGLVNLTGARSAINLAGVYARDVLAQLTDCDLSSAAFPYLAVREALVAGIEAILIRVGFVGEWGYEIHVAAESAAAVWDALFVAGEAYGIAPFGVEAQRLLRLEKGHLIVGQDTDGLTTPREASLGWAVKLDKPFFIGQRSLQAVTEQPIAQKLVGFTLDPNFQGTAPQECHLVIDRGEIAGRVTSVAFSPTLQQYIGLAYVKPERAEIGNEISIRLSDGAIVTATVSSTPFYDPENERQQETAQPQEAIA; encoded by the coding sequence ATGAGCAATCGCCTACCGCCCATCTCCAGTGAATGGATCGATCGCAGCCAGCGGATTGATTTCACCTTTGAAGGAAATCGCTTTTGGGGTTATGCCGGAGACACGATCGCGAGTGCGTTATGGGCTGCCGGACAACGAGTGTTGGGACGCAGTTTTAAATACCATCGTCCGCGCGGAATTTTGAGTTTGGCAGATCGTGATATTAATGCTCTGATGCAAAATGGGCAACAGCTCAACCTCCGAGCCGATATTACGCCATTAGAGGCGGGAATGTCACTCTATGCGGTGAATACGAATGGTGGGGTGATGGGCGATCGCCACAGCATTTTAGATTTTTTCTCCCCTCTGCTTCCAGTCGGGTTTTACTACAAAGCCTTTCATCACAAACGACTCTTTCCTTTCTGGGAACGCGCGATTCGCAATCTGAGCGGATTAGGCAAAGTTGATGTTTCCACACCGCACATTCGCACGGCAAAGCAGTATGATTTTTGCGACGTACTAGTCATTGGCGCAGGCGTAGCAGGATTGTCCGCAGCGTTAGCCGCAGCCGATGCGGGGGCAGATGTTGTCATTGTGGATGAAAACGCACGAGCAGGTGGTTCTGGTAGATGGTTGACGCAGACAAACGAATTGATAGAAGCAGTTAAAAACTGCGATCGCATCCGTCTCTACACCGAAACGGTAGCTGCTGCGTATTACGCGGATAACTGGGTTCCATTGGTCGATCGAGAACGCCTCACAAAAATGCGAGCAAAGACGGTCATCATGGCAAATGGGGCATACGAACAGCCAGCCGTGTTTCGCAATAACGATTTACCAGGGGTGATGTTAGCTTCGGCAGCGCAACGATTAATTTATCGCTATGCCGTCAAACCGATGCAGCGAGCCGTGGTATTGACGGCAAATAGTGACGGTTATCAGGCTGCTTTAGATTTAGCAGAACACGGCGTTGAGGTGAAGGCGATCGCGGATTTACGTCCGACTTACACGACTAACCCAACAACTCAAGCCTTACGAACGCTCGGTATTCCCATTTTTACCAGCCATTGCATTTATGAAGCCAAAACGAATCCAGCCAGCGATGGCGTTTCGGGTGCAGTAATTTGTCCGCTTGATGCCAACGGCAAACCGCAAACAGAATTCAAACAAGCGATCGCCTGTGATGGGATTATTATGAGTGTCGGCTGGGCAGGTGCAGCAAATTTGCTCTACCAAGCTGGAACGAAGATGCGCTTCGATGAAGACTTACAGCAGTTCGTTCCCGATCGCTTACCTGCGGGTGTTTTTGCTTGCGGACGTGTAAATGGGGTGTACGAGTACGAACGAAAATTACAGGATGGTCGTCGGGCTGGATTGGAGGCGACTGCTTTTCTGGGCTTGACAGAATCAGTCGATTGTGCTACGTCTCCCAGCACAGAATCCCCCTCGCATCCGTGGGCGATCGTGGAACATCCAGCAGGTAAGAACTTTGTCGATTTTGATGAAGATCTTCAGTTCAAAGATTTTCCCAACGCCATTCAGGAAGGATTTGACAATATTGAATTGCTGAAGCGCTTTACCACCGTAGGCATGGGACCGAGCCAGGGCAAGCATTCTAATATGAATGCCTTGCGAATTTTGGCACGCATTACAGGTAAATCTCCTGGTGAAGTCGGTACGACCACGGCTCGACCGTTCTTTCATCCAGTTCCCTTATCGCACTTAGCCGGACGGGGCTTTACTCCAGAGCGTTACACTCCTTTGCATAGTCGTCATGCTGCCTTGGGCGCTGAGTTTATGTTGGCAGGATTGTGGCGACGACCAGAATATTACACCCAACCTGGAAAGAGCCGCGAAGATTGCATTCGGGCTGAAGTCGCAGCCGTGCGGACTCGCGTAGGGGCGATCGATGTTGGGACGTTAGGAAAATTAGAATTGCGCGGGGCGGATGCTGCCGAGTTTTTAGAGCGAGTTTACACCGGACGCTACAGCAATTTGAAATTAGGGATGTCGCGCTATGCACTGATGCTAGACGAGACAGGCGTAATTATTGACGATGGTGTCATTGCGCGACTGGGAGTCGAGCATTTTTATTTCACGACAACAACTTCCGGTGCAGCGACGATTTACCGAGAACTATCGCGGCTGAATACCATGTGGGGGTTAGATTGCGGCTTGGTCAATCTAACTGGGGCGCGATCGGCAATTAATCTTGCTGGAGTTTATGCTCGCGATGTCTTGGCGCAGCTAACAGATTGCGATCTTTCCAGTGCTGCTTTTCCCTATCTAGCAGTACGAGAAGCGTTGGTGGCTGGAATTGAGGCAATATTAATCCGAGTTGGTTTTGTGGGTGAGTGGGGTTACGAAATTCACGTCGCGGCTGAGTCGGCTGCGGCTGTTTGGGATGCTCTGTTTGTCGCAGGTGAGGCTTACGGTATTGCGCCCTTTGGCGTGGAAGCACAGCGGCTATTACGACTCGAAAAAGGGCATTTAATTGTCGGTCAAGATACCGATGGTTTGACTACTCCGAGGGAGGCTAGTTTGGGATGGGCGGTTAAATTGGATAAGCCGTTTTTCATCGGTCAGCGCAGCTTGCAAGCCGTTACCGAACAACCAATCGCCCAAAAGTTAGTTGGTTTTACGCTCGACCCTAACTTTCAAGGTACTGCACCGCAAGAGTGTCATTTAGTCATCGATCGCGGTGAAATTGCAGGTCGCGTCACCAGTGTTGCATTTAGTCCCACGCTCCAGCAGTATATCGGACTCGCCTACGTTAAACCAGAAAGGGCGGAGATTGGTAATGAGATTTCGATTCGTCTCTCTGATGGTGCGATCGTGACGGCAACAGTCAGTTCTACACCGTTCTACGACCCTGAAAACGAACGCCAGCAAGAAACAGCACAACCCCAGGAGGCAATCGCATGA
- a CDS encoding sarcosine oxidase subunit delta: MKMMTCPINGTRPISEFIYGGEVRSMPDPQTVDDQTWAEYVFNRTSVPGIKQEWWCHTPSNTWFIAERNTLTDEILRTYLYLSIR, translated from the coding sequence ATGAAAATGATGACCTGTCCGATTAACGGAACGAGACCTATTTCTGAGTTTATCTATGGCGGGGAAGTCCGCTCTATGCCAGATCCGCAAACAGTTGATGACCAAACGTGGGCAGAGTACGTATTTAACCGCACTAGCGTACCTGGAATTAAACAGGAATGGTGGTGTCATACGCCAAGTAATACCTGGTTTATTGCCGAGCGCAATACACTGACCGATGAGATCTTGCGGACTTATCTATATCTATCGATCCGGTAA
- the glnT gene encoding type III glutamate--ammonia ligase — protein sequence MNLAAAKTFLESHQVKFVLAQFVDIHGVAKTKAVPVTHFEDILHPGAGFAGFAVWGLGMEPHSPDYMAVGDLSTLSLVPWMPGFARIACVGHVKGEPYPYDARYILMQQIERLQQRGWMLNTGVEPEFALLRKDERGQIHPFDATDTLEKPCYDFRGLSRSAVFLEKLVTQLQTAGFDIYQIDHEDANGQFEINYTYTDCLTTADRYIFFKMAASEIAKELGLICSFMPKPFANRTGTGMHIHMSLSDGNSNLFADDSDSRRLGLSKLAYHFLGGLLTHAGALTAICAPTINSYKRLVVGRSLSGATWAPAYITYGDNNRSSMVRIPSGRLELRLADGSCNPYLATAAAIAAGLDGIDKEIDPGEPYNLNLYDLSEADLKDKGIRTLPQSLHEAIAALESDEVIKGALGLLADEFINLKRMEWVEYMRHVSQWEVERYLEFF from the coding sequence ATGAATTTAGCAGCAGCCAAAACATTTCTCGAATCGCATCAAGTCAAGTTCGTGCTGGCGCAATTTGTCGACATTCACGGAGTTGCCAAAACGAAAGCCGTACCCGTGACTCACTTTGAAGATATTTTGCATCCAGGAGCCGGATTCGCCGGGTTTGCAGTGTGGGGATTGGGTATGGAGCCGCACAGTCCAGATTACATGGCAGTCGGAGATCTCTCGACTTTATCTCTCGTCCCCTGGATGCCTGGATTTGCCCGAATTGCCTGTGTTGGTCACGTTAAAGGCGAACCTTACCCTTACGATGCTCGTTATATCTTGATGCAGCAGATCGAGCGGTTGCAGCAGCGAGGCTGGATGCTCAATACGGGAGTCGAGCCAGAATTTGCTTTACTCCGTAAAGACGAACGAGGACAGATTCATCCGTTTGATGCTACCGATACCTTAGAGAAACCCTGCTATGACTTTCGCGGACTATCGCGCAGTGCGGTCTTTCTAGAAAAACTCGTCACTCAACTGCAAACGGCTGGGTTTGACATTTATCAAATCGACCACGAAGATGCCAACGGGCAGTTTGAGATTAACTATACTTACACCGATTGCCTTACGACTGCCGATCGCTACATCTTTTTCAAAATGGCAGCGTCAGAAATTGCTAAAGAACTGGGACTGATTTGCTCGTTCATGCCGAAACCGTTTGCCAACCGCACGGGGACGGGAATGCACATTCATATGTCACTGAGCGATGGCAACTCGAATCTGTTTGCTGACGACAGCGACTCGCGCCGTTTAGGACTCTCGAAACTGGCGTATCATTTTCTGGGTGGCTTACTTACCCACGCAGGCGCACTCACTGCCATCTGCGCCCCAACGATCAATTCTTATAAGCGGCTCGTCGTGGGGCGATCGCTCAGCGGTGCAACTTGGGCACCAGCTTACATCACCTACGGCGACAACAATCGTTCCAGCATGGTACGGATTCCGAGCGGACGTTTAGAACTGCGCCTTGCCGATGGCTCCTGCAATCCTTATCTCGCTACTGCTGCCGCGATCGCCGCTGGATTAGATGGCATCGATAAAGAAATCGATCCTGGCGAACCCTATAACTTGAATTTGTACGATCTATCTGAGGCAGACCTGAAAGACAAGGGTATTCGCACTTTACCCCAGAGTTTACACGAAGCGATCGCTGCTCTGGAATCGGATGAAGTCATTAAAGGTGCGTTGGGGCTGCTAGCAGACGAATTTATTAACTTGAAACGAATGGAATGGGTGGAATATATGCGTCATGTTTCGCAGTGGGAAGTGGAACGTTATTTGGAGTTTTTCTAG
- a CDS encoding protein glxC, whose translation MECVTFDLAQTPLRAVNHYLHHNLTQTGGQAIEILNPDGAHNIAVGLNASVEVKILGHAGYYAASMNQLANVTIAGNVGTGVAENMMSGRVHVKGFASVSAGASAHGGLLIIDGDASLRCGISLKGADIVVGGSVGSFAAFMAQAGRIVVCGNAGEALGDSLYEAVIYVRGEIKSLGADARIEPMSEADYATVAELLAKAGFSHNPQDFQRVASAKQLYHWNADAVTSDSAFQ comes from the coding sequence ATGGAATGTGTCACTTTTGACCTCGCCCAAACACCACTACGTGCAGTCAACCACTACCTGCATCACAACCTCACTCAAACTGGAGGACAAGCTATCGAGATCCTCAACCCCGATGGAGCGCATAATATTGCGGTGGGACTGAATGCCTCAGTTGAGGTAAAAATCCTCGGTCATGCAGGCTACTATGCGGCAAGCATGAACCAGCTAGCAAACGTAACGATCGCCGGAAATGTGGGAACGGGTGTTGCTGAAAATATGATGTCCGGTCGGGTGCATGTCAAAGGCTTTGCCTCGGTTTCTGCTGGAGCCTCCGCCCACGGGGGGTTATTAATTATTGATGGCGATGCTAGTCTGCGTTGCGGCATTTCTCTAAAAGGAGCAGATATTGTTGTCGGTGGTAGCGTTGGCAGCTTTGCCGCATTCATGGCGCAGGCTGGACGGATCGTAGTTTGTGGGAATGCAGGGGAAGCATTGGGAGATTCGCTTTACGAAGCCGTAATTTACGTCCGAGGCGAGATTAAATCGCTCGGTGCTGATGCTCGAATAGAACCCATGTCTGAAGCCGATTATGCAACGGTAGCCGAGCTATTAGCAAAAGCAGGTTTCTCTCACAATCCCCAAGATTTCCAACGAGTTGCTTCCGCCAAACAACTCTATCACTGGAATGCGGATGCAGTGACCAGTGACTCCGCATTCCAGTGA
- a CDS encoding FAD-dependent oxidoreductase produces the protein MPLNLLKFALAKQHPEPAMFRHRDRLKPNYDAVIIGAGGHGLAAAYYLARDYGMTDIAVLEKGYLGGGNTGRNTTIIRSNYLTPEGVKFYDESVQLWQDLAQDFDLNLFYSTRGHFTLAHTDSALRTMRWRAEVNKHFGIESELVEPNEIKKACPHIDLTCGGTPVMGALYHAPGSIARHDAVAWGYGRGADRRGVEIHQQTEVLGINVELGKVTGVQTTKGTISTPRVLCAVAGFTPRLLQMVGLRSPLYVHPLQAMVSEPMKPWLDPIIVSGSLHVYVSQTARGELVMGASLDPYELHSTRSTLDFAEGLAAHMLQLFPFLSHVKIVRQWAGMADMTPDFAPIMGKTAIAGFYLDAGWGTWGFKATPVCGKTMAYTVASDRNHELIAKFSLERFKNYALVGEKGAASVGH, from the coding sequence ATGCCTTTAAATCTGCTGAAATTTGCGCTGGCGAAGCAGCATCCAGAACCCGCAATGTTCCGCCATCGCGATCGCCTCAAACCGAACTACGATGCTGTCATCATTGGTGCAGGCGGACACGGACTGGCAGCCGCTTATTATCTGGCGCGAGATTACGGCATGACCGATATAGCTGTTCTTGAAAAAGGTTATCTCGGTGGCGGGAACACGGGACGCAACACGACGATTATTCGCTCCAACTATCTCACCCCAGAAGGCGTAAAGTTTTACGATGAATCGGTGCAACTGTGGCAAGATTTAGCGCAGGATTTCGATTTGAATTTGTTTTATTCCACGCGGGGACATTTCACGCTAGCTCATACTGACTCTGCGCTCAGAACAATGCGCTGGCGAGCGGAGGTGAACAAGCATTTTGGGATTGAGAGCGAATTAGTCGAACCGAATGAAATTAAAAAAGCTTGCCCGCACATAGATTTGACGTGTGGTGGCACTCCGGTGATGGGTGCGCTGTATCACGCACCGGGGAGTATTGCCCGTCACGATGCTGTGGCGTGGGGCTACGGTCGCGGTGCGGATCGGCGGGGGGTTGAGATTCACCAGCAAACCGAAGTCTTGGGAATTAACGTTGAATTGGGCAAAGTAACCGGAGTACAGACCACCAAAGGGACGATTTCTACACCACGAGTACTGTGTGCGGTTGCCGGATTTACACCCCGCCTGTTGCAAATGGTAGGGCTGCGATCACCCTTGTACGTCCATCCACTCCAAGCAATGGTCAGCGAACCAATGAAACCCTGGCTCGATCCAATTATTGTTTCGGGTAGCCTGCACGTCTACGTTAGTCAAACCGCACGCGGGGAGTTAGTCATGGGAGCATCTCTCGATCCGTATGAATTGCATTCCACGCGATCGACCCTAGATTTTGCGGAAGGGCTAGCAGCGCATATGCTTCAACTCTTTCCGTTTCTCTCTCACGTTAAGATCGTGCGGCAATGGGCGGGTATGGCAGATATGACTCCTGACTTTGCCCCTATTATGGGCAAAACTGCGATCGCCGGATTTTATCTCGATGCTGGGTGGGGGACTTGGGGTTTTAAGGCAACTCCGGTGTGTGGCAAAACGATGGCATATACCGTAGCAAGCGATCGCAATCACGAATTAATTGCGAAATTCTCCCTCGAGCGCTTCAAAAATTATGCGTTGGTGGGTGAAAAGGGTGCAGCATCAGTGGGGCATTAA
- a CDS encoding class II glutamine amidotransferase — MCGIVGLLIKKPEWRESLGELMVPMLIGMSDRGPDSAGLAVFTATLPEPQRKYSLYSKDKFDWESLGRSFQASFTSASEIQINGNRAVLISDREPDRVKQWLKAKYPHLHLLSTGRTIDLYKDTGKPAMVADRYNFSALKGSHAIAHTRMATESAVTPDRAHPFTAGEDFCLVHNGSLSNPYSIRRRLEPLGIHFETDNDTEAACRFLEWRMREGDDLETAIKQGFVELDGFYTFLIGTADKLALVRDAFACKPAVVAETDNYVAIASEFRSLAHLPDVKNAHLYEPAPEELYIWMV; from the coding sequence GTGTGTGGAATTGTCGGACTACTGATTAAAAAACCAGAATGGCGAGAATCGCTCGGCGAACTCATGGTTCCCATGTTGATTGGCATGAGCGATCGCGGACCCGACTCTGCTGGACTTGCCGTATTTACTGCTACCCTGCCAGAGCCGCAGCGCAAATACAGCCTCTATTCAAAAGACAAATTCGATTGGGAAAGTTTGGGGCGATCGTTTCAAGCATCTTTCACGAGTGCATCTGAGATTCAAATCAATGGCAATCGGGCAGTACTAATTTCGGATCGAGAACCCGATCGCGTCAAGCAATGGCTCAAAGCTAAATATCCACATCTACACCTGCTGTCAACAGGTCGGACGATCGATCTCTACAAAGACACGGGGAAACCGGCAATGGTAGCCGATCGCTATAATTTCTCAGCACTGAAAGGTTCCCACGCGATCGCCCATACGCGCATGGCAACAGAATCAGCAGTGACTCCCGATCGCGCACACCCGTTTACGGCGGGAGAAGATTTTTGCCTGGTGCATAACGGTTCTCTTTCCAATCCTTACTCGATTCGTCGTCGCTTAGAACCGCTTGGCATTCACTTTGAAACCGACAACGACACGGAAGCAGCTTGTCGCTTTCTCGAATGGCGGATGCGGGAAGGGGACGATCTGGAAACTGCCATCAAACAAGGCTTTGTCGAGTTAGACGGCTTTTATACATTTCTGATAGGAACGGCGGACAAACTCGCGCTCGTACGAGATGCCTTTGCTTGTAAACCAGCAGTTGTGGCGGAAACTGATAATTATGTGGCGATCGCCTCTGAATTTCGCTCTCTAGCTCACCTACCCGATGTCAAAAACGCTCACCTCTACGAACCCGCACCGGAGGAGTTATACATATGGATGGTGTAA
- a CDS encoding XRE family transcriptional regulator, with product MTDATANGLERSEVPAVDPLERYIGSTIREMRQKLGLTIAEIAEQTGISRGMLSKIENAQTATSLETLTKIARALGISLSAFFRNYDVPTGSAQLVKNGEGMEVVRRGTKRGHTYQLLAYDRGSTKLFEPFLIAMDDASEVFPTFEHPGVEFIYMLEGKLEYRHGQSTYLLEPGDALTFRGDIPHGPEKLIELPIRFLAIIHYVTPES from the coding sequence ATGACAGATGCCACAGCAAATGGTCTGGAGCGATCTGAAGTACCAGCCGTCGATCCGCTAGAACGCTACATTGGCAGTACGATTCGCGAAATGCGCCAAAAACTCGGACTCACCATTGCCGAAATTGCGGAACAGACGGGAATTTCGCGGGGGATGTTGTCCAAGATTGAAAACGCTCAAACTGCTACGAGTTTGGAAACATTGACGAAAATTGCCCGTGCTTTAGGTATTTCCCTGTCAGCCTTCTTTCGTAATTACGACGTACCCACGGGCAGCGCCCAGCTTGTGAAAAACGGCGAGGGTATGGAAGTCGTGCGTCGCGGCACAAAGCGAGGACATACCTATCAATTGCTGGCATACGATCGCGGTTCGACAAAACTATTCGAGCCTTTTCTAATCGCTATGGATGATGCTTCGGAAGTGTTTCCTACCTTCGAGCATCCTGGGGTTGAGTTTATCTATATGCTGGAAGGCAAGCTTGAATACCGTCACGGACAATCAACTTATTTGTTAGAACCTGGTGACGCATTGACTTTTCGCGGTGATATTCCTCACGGTCCTGAAAAACTGATCGAGCTACCGATTCGCTTTCTTGCCATCATTCACTATGTCACACCTGAAAGCTAA